TGACGCAGTGGTGATGGCAGGTGTGATTGGTCAGGGCATGACCTGACATGGCTGAACCCAACTTTACAAAAGGCGTAATCGCGCTTAATGGAAACCAGTCCTCGTATGCCTTTGTGATGCCTGTCTGTTTGCCGACCTCGTGTATCATATCCGCAAGGGTAAACCGTTTGCTAAGCCTTTCTGCCTCGGCAAATCTCCCCGTAAAAACTACAGGCTGAACTGCAATCCCTGTAAGCACATCCAGATTTTCAAACGCTAACTTGATAAGGGGGCCTATCTGATGGTCGTTTATGCCTTTTATAACAGTCGGGACAAAGATTATCCTCAGCCCTGCCTTTCTTGCAGATTCAATTACCTGAAGCTTGGTTTTTAACAGCGCCCTGCCCCTTATCTTTTTAAACACCTCGTCATCAACGCCGTCCATCTGGAGATATATATATTGCAGCCCTGCCTCCCTTGCCTTCATCGCAAAATCAGGGTCAGCGAGTTTTATACCGTTGCTTGCTGTCTGTATATGACTGAAGCCCATATCCTTTGCAGCCCTTACAATATCCAGAAACCTCGGGTGTATTGTAGGCTCTCCGCCCATAAACTGAACAGCCTCCGCAGGGGCAGGCCTCATGTTTCTTAAATTCTGCATCATCTTTACAACATCCTCATAATCAGGCTGATACGGGTTTGTATTGGAATCGGCGAAGCATACAGAGCAGGAAAGATTGCAATTGCCTGTTATGTCAATATTGGCAAGGGATGTACTGGTTGTATGCATGTTGCATATCCCGCACTGGCTTGGACATTTTGTCGCGCCGGTGATGTGCGGGTTTGAAAAACCGCGGCCGTCGCCAAAATGCCACTCCTCCATCTGTAAAAAGAGTTTTGCGTCTGAAAAGACAAGGTCTTTGAATATCCCGTGGCTGGAACACTCCTTCTTAATCATGACCTTTCCGTCTTCTATATATTCAATGGCAGGA
The Deltaproteobacteria bacterium genome window above contains:
- a CDS encoding radical SAM protein, translating into MTACEVAPPKESECSDDRYTFSGTYTPPITTGLPKRIDSICPECLRVIPAIEYIEDGKVMIKKECSSHGIFKDLVFSDAKLFLQMEEWHFGDGRGFSNPHITGATKCPSQCGICNMHTTSTSLANIDITGNCNLSCSVCFADSNTNPYQPDYEDVVKMMQNLRNMRPAPAEAVQFMGGEPTIHPRFLDIVRAAKDMGFSHIQTASNGIKLADPDFAMKAREAGLQYIYLQMDGVDDEVFKKIRGRALLKTKLQVIESARKAGLRIIFVPTVIKGINDHQIGPLIKLAFENLDVLTGIAVQPVVFTGRFAEAERLSKRFTLADMIHEVGKQTGITKAYEDWFPLSAITPFVKLGSAMSGHALTNHTCHHHCVMGTLLFVDKNKKATPGTQFLNLHGLLKEINELAKTTKKRWFKYFSGVKALGLVRKYFNSQKAPAGLTFHKFLKTLDGYSDKKYSWSPDHKGHTYKTFFVLGMHFMDNYNYNLERVRRCAIHYSAPDGKLYPFCAYNAGYTFRNKVEKAFVMKGRKAADNEI